CGATCTGTGCTAGCGCAGTTAGGTCCGGGAACAAAAATTACATTCAAACCAGTCACTCTTGATTTTGCCGTTCAAAAGTTTCAGGATGTTAGACAAGAACTTAAACAAAACCTGAAAGCAGTTTCTCTAAAGACTGGTAATTACATACCTAAGTAGGCCTCTTGAATTTTTGGGTTGTCATGAAGATCAATACTTAAACCAGAAATGGCAACTTTCCCACTTTCAATAACGTAGGATCGTTTTGATATTTCGAGCGCGGTAAATACATCTTGTTCAACGAGCAATATTGTCAGGCCATCTCGATTCAACTGGCAAAGAGCCTCTACCAACTGATCGACTGCCTTGGGGGCGAGTCCAAGAGATAACTCGTCGATGATGAGCAACTTCGGCTTAGACATAAGTCCACGTCCGATTGCGCACATTTGTTGCTCACCTCCAGAAAGCGTGGAAGCGTCTTGCTGATGCCGCTCTTTGAGTCTCGGAAAAATCCCATAAATGAAATCCAGATCACGCTTAATTTCAGATTTGCTGGATTCTCTTGTATAAGAGCCAATAAGTAGATTGTCCTCAACAGAGAGTCCTTTGAAGAGACGCCTCCCTTCAGGGACATGCGCAATTCCCTCTGCAAGCACCGC
This sequence is a window from bacterium. Protein-coding genes within it:
- a CDS encoding ABC transporter ATP-binding protein, giving the protein MSSRSLMKIESLEAGYGDVQILWGVSLEVYSGEITAVIGSNGAGKSTLMRTISGLIPSSGGTITFEGKTISGLNPKAVLAEGIAHVPEGRRLFKGLSVEDNLLIGSYTRESSKSEIKRDLDFIYGIFPRLKERHQQDASTLSGGEQQMCAIGRGLMSKPKLLIIDELSLGLAPKAVDQLVEALCQLNRDGLTILLVEQDVFTALEISKRSYVIESGKVAISGLSIDLHDNPKIQEAYLGM